A region from the Lycium barbarum isolate Lr01 chromosome 8, ASM1917538v2, whole genome shotgun sequence genome encodes:
- the LOC132608202 gene encoding uncharacterized protein LOC132608202, whose translation MITLDEDCNLEGTIVPIKEREEVESSACVAPIIAVQKRAPFEVLTPRPRITAFVAPTPSRNTKAVPWDYQSGERDKGKGRVVVEAVATGMTRSGRCYAPEEIARGASSKENGSKKAVTEAEELIKLLKEYIDVFAWSYDDMPGLSTDIVSHKLSLDPSCPPIKQKKRNIKSDLSLKIKEEISKQFDAKVIRTTMYPTWLANIVPVPKKDGKVRVCVDYRDLNRASPKDDFPLPNIHMLIDNCAKHELQSFVDCYAGYHQILMDEEDAEKTAFITPWGVYYYRVMPFGLKNAGATYMRAMTTIFHDMIHKEIEVYVDDIIIKSRKSSDHLTDLRKFFDRLRRYNLKLNPAKCAFGVPAGKLLGFIVSRRGIKLDPSKIKAIQELPAPKSRKDVMSFLGRLNYINRFIAQSTVICEPIIKLLRKDAPTKWTEDCQRAFDKIKEYLSSPPVLVPPEAGRPLLLYLSVSENAFGCVLGQHDKTGRKERAIYYLSKKFTPYEARYTVLERTCCALTWVAQKLRHYLSAYTTYLISRMDPLKYIVQKPMPTGKLAKWQMLLSEFDIVYVTQKAVKGQAIADHLAENPVGEEYIPLKTYFPDEEVLFIGEDIAEEYPGWRLFFDGAANAKGVGIGAVLISESGQHYPISAKIKFPCTNNMAEYEACILGLRMAADMHIQELLVIGDSDLLVHQVRGEWTTKNGKILPYLHCVKDLCKRFIRVEFKHVPRTQNEFADALATLSSMIQHPDKNRIDPIKINVHDQQAYCFYVDEEPDGEPWYYDINKYLKTRDYPEGITSVQKKTLRRLANHFFLSGEILYRRTPDLGLLRCVDAKEAARLIEEVHGGTCGPHMNGFNLAKKILRAGYFWMTMESDCIRFVQKCHRCQIHGDLIRVPPNELNVTSSPWPFAAWGMDVIGPIEPAASNGHRFILVAIDYFTKWVEASSHKSVTKKVVADFVRSNIICRFGIPESIITDNGANLNSDLMREICETFKITHRNSTPYRPQMNGAVEAANKNIKRILRKMIDNYRHWHEKLPLALLGYRTTVRTSTGAAPYLLVYGTEAVLPAEVEIPSLRIIQEAELSDAKWMQNRYEQLMLIDGKRLNAVCHGQLYQNRMAKAFNKKVRPRQFKTGQLVLKRIFPCQDEAKGKFAPNWQGPYMVHRVLTGGALILAEMDGEIWPKAINADAVKRYYI comes from the exons ATGATCACCCTTGATGAAGATTGCAATCTGGAGGGGACTATCGTGCCAATTAAAGAAAGGGAGGAGGTTGAATCGTCGGCTTGTGTTGCTCCAATAATCGCGGTTCAAAAGAGGGCCCCATTCGAAGTGCTCACCCCAAGGCCCAGGATCACAGCTTTCGTTGCCCCAACACCTTCTCGCAACACCAAAGCAGTCCCCTGGGATTATCAATCTGGTGAAAGAGACAAAGGGAAAGGAAGAGTAGTCGTGGAAGCCGTTGCCAccggaatgactaggtctggacggtgctatgcccccgaagagaTAGCACGAGGGGCGTCAAGCAAGGAAAATGGTTCGAAGAAGGCCGTTACAgaagctgaa gaattgatcaaactcctgaaggaatatatagatgtgttcgcttggtcttacgatgatatgcccggattgagcactgacattgtttcgcataagttgtctcttgatccatcctgtcctccgataaagcaaaagaaaagaaacattaaatcagacttgagcttaaaaatcaaggaagagatctcCAAGCAGTTTGATGCCAAGGTCATTcgaactacgatgtaccccacttggctagccaatatcgttcccgtgccaaagaaggatggcaaggttagggtatgcgtagattatcgggatctcaacagagccagtccgaaagatgactttccccttccaaatatccatatgctcattgataattgtgcaaagcatgagttgcagtctttcgttgactgctacgcgggatatcaccaaatcctgatggacgaggaagatgcagagaaaacagcattcatcacaccttggggggtgtattattatcgggtgatgcctttcgggctcaaaaacgcaggggccacgtacatgagagccatgaccaccatcttccatgatatgatccataaagagattgaagtctatgtggatgatatcatcatcaagtcgcgaaagagctcagaccatctgacggatttgagaaagtttttcgacaggttgaggcgatacaatctgaagttgaaccccgcaaaatgtgcattcggtgttccggcagggaagttgttgggttttattgtgagcagaaggGGCATAAAGTTAGACCCCtcgaagataaaggccattcaggagttgcctgccccaaagagtcggaaagatgtgatgagtttcctcgggcgtctcaactacatcaatcgatttatagcgcaatcaacggtgatatgcgaaccaataattaagttattgaggaaggacgctcctaccaaatggactgaagattgccaaagagcctttgacaaaatcaaagaatatttgtctagcccgcctgttttggtgcctccggaagctggaagacctttgctgttgtatttgtccgtatcggaGAACGCGTTTGGATGTGTATTAGGTCAACATGACAAAACAGGAAGGAAAGAGCGAGCAATATAttacttgagcaaaaagttcacaccttacgaggcaCGATATACGgtattggaacgcacctgttgtgctttgacttgggttgcacagaagttgagacattatttgtctgcatatactacttacctcatctcaaggatggacccactcaagtacatcgtccagaagcctatgcctacggggaagctagctaagtggcaaatgttgttgagcgagtttgatattgtgtatgttactcaaaaggctgtcaaagggcaggcgatagctgatcatcttgcagaaaatcctgtgggcgaggaatacataccccttaaaacctatttcccggatgaagaagtgttgttcatcggggaagatatcgcagaagagtacccagggtggagactgtttttcgatggggcggcaaatgctaaaggggtcggcattggagcagttttgatttcagagtcaggacaacactatcccatttcagccaaaatcaagttcccgtgtaccaataatatggcagaatatgaggcttgtattcttggcctcagaatggccgctgatatgcatatacaggaacttttggttataggcgattcagacttactggttcatcaagtgcgaggcgaatggaccactaagaacgggAAAATACTGCCATACTTGCATTGCGTGAAAGATTTATGTAAGAGATTCATCAGggtggaattcaaacacgttccaaggacacagaacgagttcgctgatgctttggccactctgtcctctatgattcagcacccggacaagaatcgcatagatcctatcaagataaatgtgcacgatcaacaggcatattgcttctatgtggacgaagagcctgatggagaaccttggtactatgacattaacaaatatcttaagacaagagactatccggaaggcattaccagtgttcagaagaaaacgcttcggagattagcaaaccatttcttcctaagtggagaaatcctgtataggaggactccggatttaggattattaagatgtgttgatgctaaagaagcggctcggttgattgaagaagtgcatggcggtacatgtgggcctcatatgaatggctttaatctggccaagaaaatccttcgcgcaggctatttctggatgactatggaatcagattgtatccgttttgtgcagaaatgtcatcgatgtcagattcatggtgatttgattcgggttccgccaaatgaattaaatgtgacaagttctccgtggcctttcgcagcttggggtatggatgtcattggtcctatcgagccagccgcgtcgaatggacacaggttcattttggtagcaattgattatttcacaaagtgggtggaagcatcttcgcacaagtcggtaacaaagaaagtggtagcagatttcgttcggagcaacattatttgccgattcggaatcccagagtcaattataacagataatggagctaatcttaacagtgatctaatgcgggagatttgcgagacatttaagattactcatcgcaattccactccttatcgccctcagatgaatggggcaGTCGAAGCAGCgaacaaaaacatcaaaagaatactgaggaagatgatcgataattacaggcattggcacgaaaaactgccgttagccctcctcggttatcgcactactgtgagaacttcaacgggggcagcaccttatcttttggtctatgggacagaggcggtgttacctgctgaggtagaaataccatctttgagaatcatccaagaagctgagttaagtgacgctaagtggatgcagaatcgatacgaacaattgatgctcattgacggaaagagattgaatgccgtttgtcatggacagctttatcagaatagaatggccaaagctttcaacaagaaggtaagaccgaggcaattcaaaacagggcaattggtactgaaacgcatattcccatgtcaagatgaagccaaaggaaaatttgcacctaactggcagggaccttatatggttcatcgggtattgactggaggagcattaatcctagcagaaatggatggcgaaatttggccgaaagctatcaacgcagatgccgtcaa